The following proteins are co-located in the Nitrospirota bacterium genome:
- a CDS encoding PCP reductase family protein produces the protein MKFVCLNCETYMTFEKVEKPAEGSLGVFFACPSCGAKFSMVTNPGETQMVSSLGVQLGGRTAAAQPFEMTRGTLKEEALAGAGQMGAYLNEKIQAGQPAGAKASAAPQAKEGEKSGGGCPFSAMVAQMGLTSSTSQAGTAEFTWTADATEKLERLPSFVKPMVKASIEAYARKQGLTKITLQVMDEAKSDSNGIAWSPEAERRLENIPDFIRPMAKREIERLAKEQGATTVTAQVMDSAKEKFMKFM, from the coding sequence ATGAAATTCGTCTGTTTGAACTGCGAAACCTACATGACCTTCGAGAAGGTGGAGAAGCCGGCGGAGGGCTCGCTAGGCGTCTTCTTCGCCTGCCCGTCCTGCGGCGCCAAGTTCTCGATGGTGACCAACCCGGGCGAGACCCAGATGGTCAGCTCCCTGGGCGTTCAGCTCGGCGGGCGGACCGCCGCGGCCCAGCCCTTCGAGATGACCCGCGGCACGCTCAAAGAGGAGGCCCTCGCGGGAGCCGGGCAGATGGGCGCCTACCTGAACGAGAAGATTCAGGCCGGCCAGCCGGCCGGGGCCAAGGCCAGCGCTGCGCCCCAGGCGAAGGAAGGGGAGAAGTCCGGAGGCGGCTGCCCCTTCTCGGCCATGGTGGCCCAGATGGGGCTCACCTCCTCGACCAGCCAGGCCGGAACCGCCGAGTTCACCTGGACCGCCGACGCCACGGAGAAACTGGAGCGGCTGCCCTCGTTCGTCAAGCCGATGGTCAAGGCGAGCATCGAGGCCTACGCGCGCAAGCAGGGCCTGACCAAGATCACGCTCCAGGTCATGGACGAGGCCAAGAGCGATTCCAACGGCATCGCCTGGTCGCCGGAGGCGGAGCGGCGCCTGGAGAACATCCCGGACTTCATCCGGCCCATGGCCAAGCGCGAAATCGAGCGGCTGGCCAAGGAGCAGGGCGCGACGACCGTCACCGCCCAGGTGATGGACTCGGCCAAAGAAAAATTCATGAAGTTCATGTAA
- a CDS encoding addiction module protein → MNLEKLEAEALKLDPKARARLAGKLLESLEQLSDEENARLWAEEAQRRDADMDAHPDAECSAEEVFREARAKLK, encoded by the coding sequence ATGAACCTGGAGAAACTTGAAGCCGAAGCGCTCAAACTGGACCCGAAGGCACGGGCGCGTTTGGCCGGCAAACTGCTGGAAAGCCTCGAACAGCTCTCCGACGAAGAAAACGCTCGCCTGTGGGCGGAGGAAGCCCAGCGGAGGGACGCGGACATGGACGCGCATCCCGACGCCGAATGTTCTGCCGAAGAAGTCTTTCGCGAGGCCAGAGCCAAGCTGAAATGA
- a CDS encoding type II toxin-antitoxin system RelE/ParE family toxin, which yields MERVSFHRLARHELLDAAFFYDVESPGLGSAFLDEVGHCSRTILEFPEAGPLMTGTVRRRLVRRFPYALLYSIKADRIRVLAVMNLKRRPMYWVGRE from the coding sequence ATGGAGCGAGTCTCCTTTCATCGGCTGGCCCGGCATGAACTGCTCGACGCCGCCTTCTTCTACGACGTCGAAAGCCCGGGACTCGGCTCCGCGTTCCTCGACGAAGTCGGACATTGCAGCCGAACCATCCTCGAGTTTCCTGAAGCTGGCCCGCTGATGACCGGCACGGTCCGCCGGCGACTCGTTCGCCGATTCCCCTACGCGCTTCTCTATTCCATCAAAGCCGACAGAATCCGCGTGCTGGCGGTGATGAATCTGAAGCGGCGCCCGATGTACTGGGTGGGCCGTGAATGA
- a CDS encoding serine protease encodes MPLALTPSEQLTYSTVRIECETATGTSVGTGFFYRFAEQGEQYVPAIVTNRHVVEGARQGRIFLHTSDTQGNVIAGQHYSCTLEQFADFWIPHPDATVDLCALPIAALHQDAEARSTPLFYIALNASVTATPALFAELTALEDIAMIGYPTGIWDSKNNMPIIRRGITATPSNQDYEGRPEFMIDAACFPGSSGSPVFLYNVGSYASRDGATVIGSRIALLGILYAGPQFTAEGDLEIVTVPTQQKVVSRALIPLTWASSSRPLGLLTSKASSRRDHDVGVDACMDIALESRVRRAAHEKPDPPQNRSDEFMKKRKSELHDWLRPEYKRSDFGKFVRGKYARQVRASTNVVVLDPQVAKVSPNDEAVNAALRGLMEVARSSARRPSRSTRTRAKVARAG; translated from the coding sequence GTGCCCCTGGCGCTGACACCTTCTGAGCAGCTGACGTACTCGACGGTGCGCATCGAGTGCGAAACCGCGACTGGCACGAGCGTGGGCACTGGCTTCTTCTACCGCTTCGCCGAACAAGGCGAGCAGTATGTCCCGGCAATTGTCACAAACAGGCACGTCGTTGAAGGAGCACGGCAAGGGCGGATCTTTCTTCACACCTCCGACACTCAGGGTAATGTCATTGCGGGGCAGCACTATAGCTGCACGCTTGAGCAGTTCGCGGACTTCTGGATTCCGCACCCAGACGCGACGGTGGACCTCTGTGCTCTCCCGATAGCTGCGCTCCATCAGGACGCCGAAGCGCGTAGCACGCCTCTCTTCTATATCGCTCTCAACGCCTCCGTGACGGCCACACCAGCGTTGTTCGCCGAGCTCACGGCGCTCGAAGACATCGCCATGATTGGCTATCCCACCGGCATCTGGGACTCGAAGAACAACATGCCGATCATTCGCAGGGGTATTACCGCAACGCCCTCGAACCAAGACTACGAAGGGCGACCCGAGTTCATGATCGACGCCGCGTGTTTTCCAGGATCGAGCGGATCTCCGGTGTTTCTCTATAACGTTGGCTCGTACGCCAGTCGTGATGGGGCCACGGTCATAGGCAGCCGCATCGCTCTCCTCGGGATCCTGTACGCAGGGCCGCAATTCACGGCCGAGGGGGACCTCGAGATCGTGACCGTGCCCACACAGCAAAAAGTGGTGTCGCGCGCGCTCATCCCGTTAACTTGGGCGTCGTCATCAAGGCCACTCGGCTTGCTGACTTCGAAGGCATCTTCGCGTCGCGATCATGACGTAGGTGTTGACGCCTGCATGGATATAGCGCTCGAGTCGCGCGTCCGGCGCGCGGCACACGAGAAGCCCGACCCGCCACAAAACAGGAGCGACGAATTTATGAAGAAGAGGAAGTCTGAGTTACACGACTGGCTGCGACCGGAATACAAGCGCTCCGATTTCGGAAAGTTTGTTCGTGGGAAATATGCCAGGCAGGTTCGCGCCTCTACGAACGTTGTCGTGCTCGATCCACAAGTCGCAAAAGTTTCCCCCAATGATGAAGCGGTCAATGCGGCCCTGCGCGGCCTCATGGAGGTCGCGCGGTCCTCGGCTCGGCGACCCTCGCGTTCAACTCGGACTCGCGCGAAAGTGGCGCGCGCCGGTTAA
- a CDS encoding addiction module protein: MARQVEKIKQEIRPLSTAEKAKLLRLLIAELDAPADTDVESAWLEEARRRHWEFVEGKAHGIPGGRVFENIRARLRRQAMNPRG; this comes from the coding sequence ATGGCGCGCCAAGTTGAAAAGATCAAGCAAGAAATCCGCCCGTTGAGCACTGCGGAGAAAGCGAAACTGCTCCGCTTGCTCATCGCCGAACTCGATGCTCCGGCTGACACCGACGTGGAGAGCGCATGGCTCGAAGAGGCGCGGAGACGGCACTGGGAGTTCGTGGAAGGAAAAGCGCATGGAATCCCTGGCGGGCGTGTATTTGAAAATATTCGCGCGCGTCTTCGCCGACAAGCTATGAATCCCAGGGGCTGA
- a CDS encoding YebC/PmpR family DNA-binding transcriptional regulator — MGGHSHWATIKRHKSAQDAKRGRIFTRIIRELTIAARSGGDPAGNPRLRLAVAKAKDANMPGDTIKKAIQRGTGELPGVTYEEFTLEGYGPGGTALLLEVTSDNRNRSVAEIRSLLTKNGGNMAEAGAVAWQFQKKGLLVVDKAKVEEDRLISVALEAGAEDVRVDEKAFEVVTAPGDFEAVKKALADAKIEASLAEVTFVPQNHVRLEEKAAEQMLKLMEILDEHDDVQKVHANFDIPDEVMEKVAAAAG, encoded by the coding sequence ATGGGCGGCCATAGTCACTGGGCCACCATCAAGCGGCACAAGTCCGCGCAGGACGCGAAGCGCGGCAGGATTTTTACGCGGATCATCCGCGAGTTGACCATCGCGGCCCGCTCGGGCGGCGATCCCGCCGGCAATCCCCGGCTGCGTCTGGCCGTTGCCAAGGCCAAGGACGCGAACATGCCGGGCGACACGATCAAGAAGGCGATCCAGCGGGGGACCGGCGAGTTGCCGGGCGTGACCTACGAGGAGTTCACCCTGGAGGGGTACGGGCCAGGGGGCACGGCCCTGCTCCTGGAAGTGACCTCCGACAACCGCAACCGCAGTGTGGCCGAGATCCGGAGCCTCCTCACGAAGAACGGCGGGAACATGGCGGAGGCCGGCGCGGTGGCCTGGCAGTTCCAGAAGAAGGGGCTGCTCGTCGTGGACAAGGCCAAGGTGGAGGAGGACCGGCTCATCTCGGTCGCCCTGGAGGCCGGCGCCGAGGACGTGCGGGTGGACGAAAAAGCCTTCGAGGTCGTCACCGCGCCCGGCGATTTCGAGGCCGTCAAGAAAGCCCTGGCCGACGCGAAGATCGAAGCGTCTCTGGCCGAGGTGACCTTCGTGCCGCAGAACCACGTGCGGCTGGAGGAGAAGGCGGCCGAGCAGATGCTCAAGCTCATGGAAATCCTCGACGAGCACGACGACGTGCAGAAGGTCCACGCCAATTTCGACATTCCGGACGAGGTGATGGAGAAAGTCGCAGCGGCGGCTGGCTAA
- the ruvA gene encoding Holliday junction branch migration protein RuvA: MIAALTGRLTFKAPSHVTLDVHGVGYEVFIPLSTFYALPDVNESTSLRIHTHLREDAIQLYGFLTHLERDAFVLLTGISGIGPKLALNVLSALSVPDLVSAVQAGDVDKLATVPGIGKKSAARIALELKDKVLRLHPVPSAEPAQPMGGANQLQDDALSALVNLGYKQAEVKTILKRLAPQPSLSLKDLIRDALKELAKG, translated from the coding sequence ATGATCGCGGCACTGACCGGCCGGCTCACCTTCAAGGCGCCCTCCCACGTCACGCTCGATGTCCACGGCGTCGGGTACGAGGTTTTCATCCCGCTGAGCACCTTTTACGCGCTGCCCGACGTCAACGAGTCCACCTCCCTCAGGATCCACACGCACCTCCGGGAAGACGCGATCCAGCTCTACGGGTTCCTCACGCACCTGGAGCGGGACGCCTTCGTGCTGCTGACCGGCATTTCCGGGATCGGCCCCAAGCTGGCCCTGAACGTGCTCTCGGCCCTGAGCGTGCCGGACCTAGTCTCCGCGGTGCAGGCCGGCGACGTGGACAAGCTGGCCACCGTGCCGGGGATCGGCAAGAAGTCGGCCGCCCGCATCGCACTGGAGCTCAAGGACAAGGTCCTCCGGCTCCATCCCGTGCCTTCGGCCGAGCCGGCGCAGCCGATGGGAGGGGCGAACCAGTTGCAGGATGACGCCCTGTCCGCGCTGGTCAACCTGGGCTACAAGCAGGCGGAAGTGAAGACGATCCTGAAGCGGCTGGCGCCTCAACCCTCGCTCTCGCTCAAGGACTTGATCCGGGACGCGCTGAAAGAGCTGGCCAAGGGCTGA